A section of the Legionella busanensis genome encodes:
- a CDS encoding cold shock domain-containing protein, with the protein MLDKALGVVKWFKEDEGFGFIESRAKIILFMLAQFQTTGFKSLTEGERVSFIIGQGRKGLQVEVI; encoded by the coding sequence ATGTTAGATAAAGCTCTTGGGGTGGTTAAATGGTTTAAGGAGGATGAAGGATTTGGCTTTATTGAAAGTCGTGCCAAGATTATTTTGTTCATGTTAGCGCAATTTCAAACAACTGGTTTTAAAAGCTTAACTGAAGGTGAGCGGGTTAGCTTTATCATTGGCCAAGGAAGAAAAGGCTTGCAAGTTGAGGTGATTTAA
- a CDS encoding RNA recognition motif domain-containing protein, which yields MNQRTLYIAHLPFSATAHDIETAFCKYGKIVEFDLVKDRFTGQSKGIAFITFSSQEEAEKALSMNGKQWLGRTLKVTQVQSRVVESITPNTSTDESRLFNAEPR from the coding sequence ATGAACCAAAGAACCCTCTACATCGCACATTTGCCCTTTTCGGCCACGGCACATGATATTGAAACGGCATTTTGTAAATACGGTAAAATCGTTGAGTTTGATTTGGTGAAAGACCGCTTTACCGGTCAGTCAAAAGGGATAGCGTTTATCACCTTCTCTTCGCAAGAGGAAGCCGAAAAGGCATTAAGCATGAATGGCAAACAGTGGCTGGGGCGAACCTTAAAAGTGACTCAGGTACAAAGCCGTGTTGTTGAGTCAATTACGCCTAATACATCAACCGATGAGTCTCGTCTGTTTAACGCCGAGCCTAGATAA
- a CDS encoding amidohydrolase, whose translation MFKPILSVLLIAISPLSWSVDKNDTNPITVFIAKKIITMDPAWPTATAVAVKDGKILSVGSLDDLKPWLTTYPYKLDKTFEQKILLPGFIEPHGHPLIGGTAMSRPLLTYLPTPNPYGPPFPGVKTKAQAMDRLKKYVADHKDPNKPLLVWGYDIIAMGSSLDANELDKVSPTLPLIVWDASEHIAFANTAALNAFHITSNDRQIDGLKLTKKGQPNGQFYGVTAATFILKKVFAATTTPEDAYKNVKFLMDLSHRNGITTTTELTFGIIDFQLEHALYNKYFNNPKTPMRLVAITDAVSASRDKKDQAVDFVKSLQKESTDKLMFKGVKFFSDDAFVSLNMVVENPGYIDGHQGQYITPPNQLAAVISPWWDAGFNIHVHSNGNGGNASTIRALAELMQRKPRFDHRFSVEHYGISTPAMAKTLKQLGGVVSVNPSYLYARAEINEAKIGTERADTAAAFHTLVSAGVPTSLHSDTPVSSPEPLKEVWMVVNRFGLSGKGHGPAERVSLNQALRMITIDAAYTLGVDDKIGSITPGKWADFAVLDNDPYTTPPTDLKDIPVWGTVVSGKIYAANDYRY comes from the coding sequence ATGTTTAAGCCAATACTAAGCGTTTTACTTATTGCCATAAGCCCACTTTCATGGTCTGTCGATAAAAATGACACCAATCCAATCACTGTTTTTATAGCAAAAAAAATTATTACTATGGACCCTGCGTGGCCCACGGCAACAGCCGTGGCTGTTAAAGATGGTAAGATTTTATCTGTTGGATCATTAGACGATCTAAAACCATGGTTAACGACTTATCCTTATAAACTTGATAAAACATTTGAACAAAAAATTTTGCTGCCGGGCTTTATTGAGCCTCATGGTCACCCCTTAATTGGCGGTACAGCCATGTCGCGCCCCTTGCTCACTTACCTACCTACACCTAATCCTTATGGGCCACCTTTTCCTGGCGTAAAAACCAAAGCGCAAGCAATGGACAGATTAAAAAAATATGTAGCAGACCATAAAGACCCTAACAAACCTCTTTTAGTATGGGGTTATGACATCATTGCTATGGGAAGCTCATTAGATGCGAATGAATTAGACAAGGTGTCGCCTACGCTTCCGCTTATTGTATGGGACGCTTCAGAACATATTGCTTTTGCTAATACAGCGGCTCTCAACGCTTTTCACATCACCAGCAACGATAGGCAAATTGATGGGCTTAAATTAACTAAAAAGGGTCAACCTAACGGCCAGTTTTATGGCGTTACCGCAGCTACCTTTATTCTAAAAAAAGTCTTTGCTGCAACAACAACACCAGAAGATGCCTATAAAAATGTGAAGTTCTTAATGGATTTAAGTCATCGTAATGGCATTACCACCACTACTGAATTAACCTTTGGTATCATCGATTTTCAATTGGAGCATGCGCTTTATAATAAGTATTTTAATAATCCCAAAACGCCCATGCGTTTAGTGGCTATTACCGATGCAGTAAGTGCCAGTCGGGATAAAAAAGACCAAGCTGTTGATTTTGTAAAAAGCTTACAAAAAGAAAGTACGGATAAATTAATGTTTAAGGGCGTTAAGTTTTTTTCTGATGATGCCTTTGTAAGTTTGAATATGGTAGTAGAAAATCCGGGCTACATCGATGGGCATCAAGGTCAATACATCACCCCGCCTAATCAGCTTGCTGCGGTTATTTCTCCATGGTGGGATGCAGGATTCAATATTCATGTTCATTCCAATGGCAATGGTGGAAACGCTTCTACCATTCGTGCCCTTGCCGAGCTTATGCAACGAAAACCGCGGTTTGACCATCGCTTTTCTGTAGAACACTATGGCATCTCAACCCCCGCTATGGCTAAAACCCTTAAACAATTAGGCGGCGTTGTGAGTGTCAATCCTAGTTATTTGTATGCTCGCGCTGAAATAAATGAAGCAAAAATTGGGACTGAGCGCGCTGATACCGCAGCCGCTTTTCATACGCTGGTGAGCGCAGGGGTACCCACTTCTCTCCACTCCGATACCCCTGTTTCCTCCCCTGAACCTCTTAAAGAAGTTTGGATGGTTGTTAATCGGTTTGGTCTTTCAGGAAAAGGCCACGGACCGGCTGAACGCGTAAGCCTGAATCAGGCTTTACGTATGATTACCATCGATGCAGCGTATACCTTAGGCGTGGATGATAAAATTGGCAGTATTACGCCTGGTAAATGGGCCGATTTTGCAGTCCTTGATAACGATCCTTATACAACACCGCCCACTGATTTAAAAGACATTCCGGTGTGGGGAACGGTTGTTAGCGGAAAGATTTATGCTGCTAATGATTACCGCTATTAA
- a CDS encoding BLUF domain-containing protein encodes MSALYQLLFKSQVKKPLTDQALTQLAKLCRFKNFTHQLSGLLVYSNEHFYQLLEGRLESLESVYQCILQDRRHQKVVLLAKEPIAERTFWRWHMKRAVIDDKGDIRAQLIAQMQKDNLLASTNKNDGGFILKPFSNMLFKQVVKSSSTL; translated from the coding sequence ATGTCTGCGTTATACCAACTTCTGTTTAAGAGCCAAGTTAAAAAACCATTAACTGACCAAGCGCTTACTCAATTAGCCAAGCTTTGTCGTTTCAAAAACTTTACCCATCAATTAAGCGGTCTTTTAGTTTACTCTAATGAGCATTTCTATCAACTACTCGAGGGAAGACTTGAGTCGCTTGAAAGCGTTTATCAGTGTATTTTACAAGATAGGCGTCACCAAAAGGTGGTGTTACTTGCTAAAGAGCCTATAGCTGAGCGCACGTTCTGGCGCTGGCATATGAAGCGTGCTGTTATCGATGATAAAGGGGATATAAGAGCACAGCTGATTGCGCAGATGCAAAAGGATAATCTCTTAGCAAGTACTAACAAAAATGATGGAGGCTTTATCCTTAAACCCTTTTCTAATATGCTTTTTAAGCAAGTAGTAAAATCGTCTTCTACTCTATAA